From a region of the Paenibacillus lutimineralis genome:
- a CDS encoding transporter substrate-binding domain-containing protein — translation MKKWGTLVIALLMVTSLLAACGQNKNNDGSAQGAGSNASNAGKKIITLGTSADYAPYEFHIKNDQGQDEIVGFDIEIAKEIAKEQGAELQIKDLQFDSLMNELNSGRIDLAISGLSPTPDRQKEVDMSKIYFTATQAVVTRSGEEGNYKTMDALVGKKIGVQKSSIQEDIAKTIKDAKITSLGKTQDIMMQLKTGRVDVAIIEGPVAESYVSNIEGLTISEAQPPVEDDGYIVAVKKGNKELLDKVNATLTRLMEDGSIDKFIVEASELAEK, via the coding sequence ATGAAAAAGTGGGGAACATTAGTTATAGCTCTATTGATGGTAACCAGCTTGCTTGCAGCATGCGGACAAAATAAAAATAATGACGGGAGCGCGCAAGGTGCAGGGAGCAACGCCAGCAACGCTGGTAAGAAGATTATAACGCTCGGCACTAGCGCGGACTACGCTCCATATGAGTTCCATATTAAAAATGATCAAGGACAAGATGAAATTGTCGGCTTCGATATTGAGATCGCCAAGGAGATTGCCAAGGAACAGGGCGCTGAGCTGCAAATCAAAGATTTGCAATTCGATTCTCTGATGAATGAATTGAACAGCGGACGGATTGATCTCGCTATTTCCGGTTTGAGTCCAACCCCTGATCGTCAGAAGGAAGTAGATATGTCGAAGATTTACTTCACGGCTACACAGGCTGTCGTTACTCGTTCCGGAGAAGAAGGCAACTACAAGACGATGGATGCATTGGTAGGCAAGAAGATCGGTGTCCAGAAGAGTTCGATCCAGGAGGATATCGCCAAGACGATCAAGGATGCCAAGATTACTTCCCTGGGTAAAACTCAAGATATTATGATGCAGCTAAAAACAGGCCGTGTAGACGTAGCGATTATTGAGGGCCCTGTGGCTGAATCGTATGTAAGTAATATCGAAGGTCTGACGATTTCCGAAGCTCAGCCGCCGGTAGAGGATGATGGATACATCGTCGCTGTAAAGAAAGGCAATAAGGAGCTTCTTGATAAGGTTAATGCTACTTTGACTCGTCTCATGGAAGATGGAAGTATCGATAAGTTTATTGTTGAGGCCAGTGAATTGGCTGAGAAATAG